One Desulfurellaceae bacterium genomic region harbors:
- a CDS encoding carboxymuconolactone decarboxylase family protein has protein sequence MSRLRQVPKAEASAEVRAIYQEFFGERDPVAEPGTATGTPGDYWTTFALVPDLMVQARDCLLGMLGPGRQLDPQLRELAILRTGIVGDSRFEYSQHLKVARTVNIPEAKLAAIKGWTTSELFSPAERAVMAATDELLARNLVEDATFAELKRHLSDPQILELFYAIGLWRMHGLITRALHLEYDTDTTERMQEVPAPPAED, from the coding sequence ATGAGCCGACTGCGCCAAGTCCCCAAAGCCGAAGCCTCAGCCGAAGTGCGGGCCATTTATCAGGAATTTTTCGGCGAGCGCGACCCGGTTGCCGAGCCGGGCACCGCAACCGGCACGCCCGGCGATTACTGGACGACGTTTGCCCTGGTTCCCGACCTGATGGTCCAGGCCCGGGATTGTCTGCTCGGCATGCTCGGGCCCGGCCGCCAGCTCGACCCCCAGCTGCGCGAGCTGGCCATCCTGCGGACCGGCATTGTCGGCGACTCCCGCTTTGAGTACTCCCAGCACCTGAAGGTCGCCCGGACGGTCAACATCCCGGAGGCCAAGCTGGCCGCCATCAAGGGCTGGACAACGAGCGAACTGTTCAGCCCGGCCGAGCGGGCGGTCATGGCGGCGACCGACGAGCTGTTGGCGCGCAACCTGGTCGAAGACGCGACTTTCGCCGAACTCAAGCGCCACCTGTCGGACCCGCAGATTCTGGAGCTGTTCTACGCCATCGGTCTGTGGCGCATGCACGGCCTCATTACCCGCGCCCTGCATCTGGAGTACGACACGGATACGACCGAGCGGATGCAGGAGGTGCCGGCGCCGCCGGCCGAGGACTAA